tatcaATTGTACAATTACGCTATGTTTGTTTCGATATTaacattttctgaaaaatgattcatttttcaGAGAACATTTTAtggaaaactatctcattttctagtgtttggtaacaACCTTGAAAATGGACTTAAAAATGTTTTCTGGTATTTGGTATCCACAGTTTTTATAACATTTCTTGTATAATTCAAAACATGTATAATATGTGTATTGTGTAAACCCACCAAATATAatcaatacaaataaataataataaaaaaccaagaatgaatttggttttcaaactaaaattttgacaatagatacaatcaaaatcAGCTAtccaattttcatgatctcaAATACTCACCTTGCTCATGTATATAAACAATAAcgtacataatatatatatatatatatatatatatatatatatatatatatatatatatatatatatctatatatataaaccatatgtctcataattcaaaataacCAATATAACCTTAAGTTCCATTTTAAATAGTTCAAAACACATAGGCCAAATAGTTGTACCGGCAAACTAATCCACTACAAATAGTTTAATAAATATACCAAAAATTGTTATAGAACTGTCGACCGATCtgtgaggagaaaaaaaaagccttattAAAGAACAGTGTTATAAAGGGGAGAAGAAATAGGAggaaaaaattagaaagaagaagagaagagaggcaaatagagagagaaatctATGGGGAGAGAAGAGGCTAGAAGGGGTGATAGTGAGGGtgtgagaagagagaaaaaacaaaggGAGGAGAAGAAGTGAGAGAGTTTATTGTGAGAAAAGCTGAATGAgcgaaagaaaatattttttcctaggTCAGAAGAAGATAATATTTATAGAAGCTATGcattgtgtgagagagagattgttttccagaattttttttttggaaaacaacctatagAAATTAAGTcctatttttattaaagtttttcattgactaaagataattttccgttgattaattttttttattctactaaacactgaaaaatatgaaaaactatctttatagAAGATTTTCCAGCGAAGCAAACAGAGCGTTAGTTAAAGTCCTGTGCGTGGTAAAATTATGATCATAAATACATGAAACATATAATTGTATTGAGAAACAATTAgtcaaatgaattattattgcatacatttcaaaattttcatctagtGTAATATCTCTACATTCTTAATTCTATATATTTGTCACTAAATATTGCTTTAATCCTTAACCAATCACCATAACATTCTCTAAATTCAAtgactaaaaaaatacaataaacaattaaaataaaagagtatATGAAAACCCTCAATTCAATAATGAAGAgcaatccaatttttttaataatatatatatacacacacacacactagttaAAGGCTCTTGTGTTGCACGATTTTATCATAatcttatataatatatattacttgaaaaacaataagaaaacaaacaatTATTATAAAGAAATGAATAATCAGTTTATAATTGCTATACCACATGATGCATGCATGCATCATAAATTGAGCTACTAAACTATACATGCATGGGGTTATCCTCTTTTTAGGAATTCAATAGTGTACAAAACTACATAAagcaaacaatatatttttaattatttgtaaataaaaatattaattgtgataatattttttatatataattattataattaacaTGTAATCATGCAAAAAGtgtcattttgaaatttgaaggcTTTTTATATGATAATATATAGTTTTTCATCATACCTGCCAGGCTACAATAACTCTCCCAAACTACTGACCTTGTAGGCCTACTTTTAACAATTgatccaattttattttaaaaactctaGTCTTGATATTAGATATGTCTTTAGGGTTTTTGCTAGGTAATTCATGCAACATCATTAGCATCCTGGTTTATTGAAGTATTCATCAAGAAGATTAATTTTACTTGGAaactaatttattataaaataaatgtacACAATTGAAGTAGAATGatacaaatttattatgcaAAATAAATGTGTGACTATATTGGTTACCTTCAATTGTTCATTGCTTATATGATTTGTTTGCAAGAATagtgtttctttattttttgttggttgaATCTAGAGATCTTGATAGTCATAAATTCATATtagattttcattttaatcttgTAAATGATTATAAATATACGACCAAATTAACCATATGCATATTTGAAAGACAAATCAAGTGCATGTAAAGTGTAAAAAAATACTTGCATGTAGTGGTGGTGATGTCTTCCATGTCAAACTGCTTCTTGGAGAGGGAGTGAGAAAGCTTTTTGTTTTCATACCGAGTGAGAGACTtactttgaaaaagaaatcaatataTAATAGCTAAAACATTAATACCTAGAAGATCTATTTGACACAGATAATGtttcaattataataaaattatcttctcattttttatGTGTATTCTCCTTTTTGTCTAGTTGTCTTAAGCTTTATCAAATTAGCTTTGTTGTCCtgttaattcattttaattagaattttttgtaTTCACTCTTTATCTAATTAGTTTTGGAAGTGGTATTTGACGCTGATTAGTATCTCAATTGTGATCAAATTCAAGTAGGATATAGTGATATACATAGGGCTTAATATTATGAGCAATTtgagaacattaaaaaaaaaaaagcaattagaGAACGATTCTAAAGGAGAGAGCAATATGAGATTGACCGAACAAAACGTAATTTTGGCTGGTTTGTATGGCACAAACCAAGTCGGatacatatttataaaaataataacaataataaaaaatttaaaaaaaaggtaaaaatttgATACTCTAAAACTAATGTCCGCAGCTTAGtttgttatttatcaaaaaaagaaaagaaaagaatttgatATAAACAACTACTGattgttactttatttaaagaagttgataataacaaaacaatttatctttattttatttcaagaagcttcttttttagaagatttatttaaagttctttttgttaaaaatactacaaaagcttaattgttgatgatatcaatatttttttcccacttcacgtatatttataattttttatgggataagcttttttattttgttttgagaaagCTTTTATGGGATAACTTTGTAACCATCTCCTAAacttccttttttaaaaaaaaaaaaaacttacgtACAATATGAGAGTTGTGAAAGGCTTGGGTTTAAGTTAAACACTCTATCAACTAAAAGGtatagtgaacaaaaaaacctaaaatataTGCATGACAATTAATTAGGTGACAATATGAGAAAAATTAAGATTAGAAGAAGAATTTGGATTGaaacaaattaagatttttttttatcaacttataaaaGTTGTTACCGTACGTCCGTGATTGAAACGAGATTTAGGGgggatttatttattatatcataGCTGGATAAtattatggatattggataataacaataaatcaGTTACACTAGGATTCTTCTGTTAAGATTTTCCTCCCACTATAAATATAATAGGTGATTCCATGAATCAATCATAGTAATCAATCGTTCACACAGCAACATGGCTgcttcacaaaaaaatttctctgcTATCTGCTTCTGTTTTTTCCTCCTCGCTCTTTGCACTTCTGCCTATGAGGTTTCTCATGATGGAAGAGCAATCACCATTGACGGCGCACGTAGGGTTTTGATTTCTGGCTCAATTCATTACCCTCGAAGCACTCCTGGGGTAcgtactattttattttattttgtttattatcatgaattgctaatatatatatgatatgaatAACATTAGTAACATCCTTGTGAATTGTTTGggttgttttataaaaaaaaacttaacatgtTGTGCGTTAAGTTGattattttctcatatatagTCATAGTTTAGAGTAAACTTGTAGTGGGTCATAGTTCAAACCCTACCATgatatatattcattataaaacagaaaaaaagaaaaaaagaaaaagagaagaaaaaatgtGTACCTTAACTAGATGGTGATGCATAAGTGATTAAGCCAtattcatctatatatatatatatatatatatatatatcttagcGTTAGGATTTACTCCTACCAGTTAGGAATGACACATTCGTTGATTGCTTCTTTTGAAAGTAGGGTTTTTGTAACTACTTATTAGTAAAATTGTACAGATTATGATTCTAACATGTACTTTATTTGTGACTTTTTAGATGTGGGCCGACCTAataaagaaagcaaaagaaggtGGACTAGATATGATTGAGACTTATGTGTTTTGGAATGCTCATGAGCCATCTCGTCGCGAGTATGATTTTTCTGATAACCTTGATTTCATAAGGTTTCTCAAAACCGTTCAAGACGAAGGACTCTATGCTTTTCTTCGTATTGGCCCTTATATTTGTGGCGAATGGAACTATGggtatattttaattttctttttttaacatcataacatctttttattattcttttaataattaaaaattttctaatatgGATTTAATAATTTCCTAGAGGGTTACCTGTTTGGTTGCATAATATGCCTGGTATTGAGCTTCGGACTGCAAACAGTGTATTTATGGTAACTTCTATAATTCTCATtggattatttttatgattaattttgtgtgtactttctaatatatatgtttttttttttttataaatagaatGAGATGCAAAATTTTACTACTAAGATAGTTGACATGGTTAAAAACGAGAAGCTTTTTGCATCACAAGGAGGTCCTATTATTCTTGCTCAGGTATACCGTATACatatatttgaatttagtttCCATACATCTTTATGGTTCCTCATCCAGTGATCCAATTATTtgttgtactaattttttttttaattttttttagattgagAATGAATATGGAAATATAATGACATCTTATGGGGATGCTGGAAAAGCATATATTGATTGGTGTGCAAATATGGCTGAATCATTTCAAATAGGAGTTCCATGGGTCATGTGTCAACAAAGCGATGCTCCACAACCAATGGTAgtatttattgtattttttttttatatattataaataactGTATAGAAGTTTTAGAATTTACTAATTAACTTTGTCACTTATTAGATCAATACATGCAATGGATTCTACTGTGATTCATTCACTCCAAATAATCCTAATAGTCCCAAAATCTGGACTGAGAATTGGACTGGCTGGTCAGTATTATACTTTGTATTTagttgaattattattattattattttcatgtattaatgtaattaattaatatatattgttaaaattttcttatgaaTTAATTATAGGTTTAAGAGTTGGGGTGACAAAGATCCACACAGAACCGCTGAGGATGTTGCTTTTGCTGTAGCAAGGTTTTTCCAAAATGGAGGCACActtcaaaattattatatggTTAGtacttattattaattattgattttgaaatttcgAATTAATATGTTCGTTTATTTATCACAAATTAATGAACTATCTTAGTTTATATAGCAACTGAAAATGATTGTTGTTTTTCTATAGTACCATGGTGGCACTAATTTTGGCCGCACAGCTGGTGGCCCCTACATTACCACTTCATATGATTATGATGCTCCTCTTGATGAATATGgtaactatatattttattttacattaagatttcaatttttatacatATGTAGTTTTAAATAAGTTATACAATTCTTAATTTATCAAAATCACAGGAAATTTAAATCAACCAAAATGGGGGCACTTGAAACAACTGCATGCGGTTTTGAAGTCAATGGAGATGACTCTTACTCATGGGAATGTTTCCACCATTGACTTCAACAATTCTGTTTCGGTAAGACACACACCTTATTTATTCAATATAATAATGAGTCATGCTAACAAAtgccttataaaaatttatatgtctgtacaaaaatttgacatattatATATCTGAATTAGGCCACTATATATGCAACAAATGAGTCTTCAAGTTGCTTTTTGGGGAATGCAAACAGTTCCACCGATgctacaatcaattttcaagGGAATCAATATATGGTTCCAGCTTGGTCTGTTACCATCCTTCCAGATTGCAAAAATGAAGGATACAATACAGCAAAGGtaatttatatgtaatatatattatacctgtctattatttattattataaagtgTTTATGAAATAGTTAAAGAATAATACTTATGATTAACTAACATAGAATAATAATTATATGATTATAGGTGAATACTCAAACTTCAGTGATGGTAAAGACAGCAAACATAGCTGATAAGAATGATGGTGCAACTCTGAGTTGGTCGTGGAGGCCTGAGATTCTTAAGGATACTATATTTCAAAGAAAACGATATGTTTCTGCACACCAACTCATTGATCAAAAAGCTGCTACTAATGACACTAGTGATTATCTGTGGTACATTACAAGGTAAACGacttaacttttatttatttttattcatttattaatcaatttttttattaatcagtttttttttaattaatagtgTGGATATTAAAGAAGATGATCCAATTTGGAGTCATGATATGTCCCTCAAAGTAAATGGCAGCGGACAAATTATTCATGCATATGTCAATGGAAAATATACTGGTAATAAGTGATTAAATTCTTTgactatttttaatatttcaagttttAATTGCAAGTTTAAAtggttatttattttgattttattgaaattagGATCCGAATGGGCCAAGTATGGAGTTTCTAATTCTGTATTTGAGCAAAAGGTGCAACTAAATCCAGGAAGAAATCAAATTGCGTTGCTTAGTGTTACAGTCGGTTTAGCAGTAagtttggtttttcattttataaattttttttttatatggattaaggtttgatttttggtgtctctttgtttaattaaataattttaatgtaaaCAGAATTATGGGCCAATGTTTGATATGATACAAACTGGCATTCCTGGACCTGTTCAATTGGTAGTACAAAAAGGAGATGAGACAATTATTAAAGATTTATCTTCATATAAATGGACTTACAAGGTTGGATTGAATGGGTTGGAAGATAAGTTCTATGATTTGGATTCTCTCCAAGTTTGGAAATGGCAAGCCCAACAATTTCCTATCAATAGGAATTTCACTTGGTATAAGGTAAttgtacaattaaaaaaaagaaattactacTATTTACTTGTTTTATTGTTGTATTATTCAAGTTATTtacttatactttttttttcaggccACATTTAAAGCTCCTTTGGGCACAGATCCAATAGTTTTAGATTTACAAGGAATGGGTAAAGGTTTTGCTTGGGTTAATGGCTTTAATATTGGACGATATTGGCCAACCTATATTGCCGATGAGGATGGCTGTGATGTTGAAGTTTGTGATTATCGTGGTTCATATGATAGCTCAAAATGTTTAACCAATTGTGGCCAAGCTACACAAAGATGGTGAgaatatttctatttttatttaatttttttaatatttttatatttgaaaattgattttatttttctaaattttaacatgtaattttttttttttttggttataggTATCATGTTCCACGATCATTAATTAAAGATGATGAAAATACATTGGTATTGTTTgaggaatttggtggtaacccatCATTAGTCAATTTTCAAACAATCACAATTGGAAGTGTGTGTGGCAATGCATATGAGAGTAATAATACATTGGAATTGTCATGCAATGaacgtccaatttcatcaattaaaTTTGCTAGTTTTGGTACTCCACAAGGTACCTGTGGATCATTTCAGAAAGGCAGTTGTGATTCAACAAAAGATGCATTGTCCATCCTCCAAAatgtatgtaaattttttagatatttatctttattttcttttacttatatatatatatatatatatatatatatatatatatatatatattcattttcatgtgaagattatataatattaaccaaatttttgtttttattttgtaggcTTGTGTTGGTAAAAACACTTGCACAATTGAGGTTTCTGAAGAGACATTTGGAGCAGTAGATTGTGGTGGAGTCCCCAAAAGACTAGCTGTGGAGGCTGTGTGCTAAATttcatttatgtttttaattttaggtcTTGGGttttctcagaaaaaaaaaagggtcttgAATCATAAATTATGTGGTTTTGTTTGGTAGTTAGGGTTAGGGTGTTATGGTTAGGGAGTTCAATTTCCTCATTTAGTACTGTTTACTTTGTTAAACAAATTAGTAATTGAAATCGTTTTTATGTGTTATATTTcttgtgggattttttttctcctctgcAATATGAAAATTACCTATATCACTTGATTTATCTTAAAACAAGAATTTTTCTGATGCAGTTGCAgtaatttattttacaatttatcaGACAAATATAACACAAAGAATCAGTGAccccaaataaaatataatcattattaaatataatcaactaataagtttcaaaaatatatatatatatatatatatatatatatatatatatatatatatacacacacaatcAACTAATAGAGGCCTTCACGAAATTATTCTTCTACAAAAGGGTATTGGAGTTTTCAACAGGGTAAATAATTTTCTATCAATTGGTTTACTACTTtatttcccttaaaaaaattacagtaGCACAGCAGCTTCCTATTACCTTTAGCAGCTTTAGGGAACCGGAGATTGGGCTTGAAATGGGCTTTGAGTCTTAAGAACTGAACAGTTAGGCTTGTCATCAAGCTGAAATTATTATGGTAAAAATTGGGGTTTTTCGTAGATAAGATCACAAATCCCTAATATTGACCAATGCAAAATAGAATGTCTACATTAAATATAGGAAACTAAATCATAAGTTGGTATAAAATGAGGTATCAACAAGAATTACATtgaaatgaaaaactaaaattctatagggacaaaaatgaaaacatgttaaagttaaacaatgtaatttgtagtttAACTTTTCTTAATCATTTTTGGATagttaaaaaatctattttgagATGCAAGAGTAAAAAATACCATTAAATTTAATGGTTGAAAGTGATATATTTGGAGGTACTTTATTATCTTTGTGATTCaatcaaaccttttttttttttcttttccaaaattaACCACACTCATAACTCTTATTCAATCTTATGGGCCAGGGCCAATAGAAGCCCTCTTGCATGCCTCTGAATCAAAACGTGTAATGGTGTCACCCTATAGTATAATAACCTTCTATAACGTAGTGTATTTGTTTTTATCTAATGGCACTGTGTATTTTAGATTTGATCTAATGGCAAAGTTTCTCAAAGTATGAAATTCCATAACTATTTAGCCACATATTTTACAAATAACTTTatggaataataaaaaagatttctAATCATTGTTGTATTTCTCTGGATATATATGTTGTCAAAGTTTTTGCTAAAGGAAGATTATGATGCTAAATTTGTggataaaaattgtgaaattaataCCGCTCAAATTTGATAATGGAAAAAGTTTGTATACAAACTTGGTTCTAACTCttctagaaaagaaaaaaaaaaaacttggttgTAACTAGTGACTATAACTCTCACTTAAACATTAATACggttatatattttgaaaatctaactgttagattatatattttttatgttcttaatgcacatgtcaaattttgtgtcaattgaatgttatttactattcaatttataaacttattttttatgcatgattttagataaaaaaaactcaagatataaacaattgattaatgacataactattgattttttttattttttgaaaattttacttaacatgaaggatataagaagaaaatgcaaTCCAATAGTTGATTTATCAATATTCAtatctaatataaaaaatataagtggAGTTATAGCCATTGGCTCAAGTTTGTAGCAAAACTTTCtcatttgataaataaatttctcAAAGATGTTGGCCTCATTCTTTAAccaaaaaaggttttttttttttttttaatcaatacaATATTAAAAGTGGGAGACAATTCTTGTAATTCTAAAGCTGTGATTCATGGAAGCAATTAAGGCAACATAAATTTAGTCCTTGACCACGGTCCATTGCAATTTTGAACCATGTGGGTGGAGTCTATTACGCAAGAACTACACAGTTTTGCttggttgaattgaaatttaaaacctCTGAACGAGTCATTGGGTATCCTTGAATTGTGTTCAATCCGCTTTCACCTACTTCAATCCGCTTTCACCTACACTTGTTCTAATCAATGAAATAATTAGGTCCTTCGAGAGGGTCGTTGAAGTGGTCCTCCTAATCAATGAAATAATGCCATTTATACAAATGCGTGAATTAGATTCTTAATTagaacaaaagttaaaaataaaaaattactaagtgATGTTATATTTGCATAAATAGCAGTGTTTTATTAGTTAGAAGCACCAAGAAGACTACTTTAGCAACCCTATTGAtgaacctaataatttctcctaaTATAGACATTTGCTTGTGATATAAATATCTGGTCTCAGCTACACATTTTTGGTTTAGTTATAGTCAGGGATCAAAATGCAATGCATTTGGATTAACAATAAACTTCTACCTATTTTAGCCTTGCTATGCTCATGTCTTTCAGTATTAGCAGCAGGCACAAGTGTTTCCTATGATTCAAGTGCCATTATTATCAATGGTGAAAGGCGAGTTATTTTTTCTGGTTCAATTCATTATACACGCAGCACCCCAGAGGTATCCTAAATTtgtctatatttttggagtaaaTTCTAGAATGGCATTGTCTTGGAAAACCCAGATGAATTACTATTActgttcttattttcttttcaaaactcGACTTAGATATCGGTTTTTATATGGACATACATTTTGCTAACACACTCTAACATAACTTATACATTTGCCAATATGTGATTGTATTACATCACTTACACATGAGAACCACTACTGATACTTGTAAAAGTCAATCTAATCATTACTTGACATGTGTACTAATTATGACAAAGTACGTGCACGAGTGTgtgttttttgactttttgatcAAGTAGTTTGATAGAAGGTAAACTCGATGCAATTGAAATTGATGTATCAAATTTAACCTTATAGTTTCAAAAGTATAGGATTTTATTTGTTACACTTGCACCTATAAACTATGTAGCTACGGAAAGTAACTTAAGCTTGCTCTGCCAATGTGTGTTGTGGGAAATATGTTTCCATGTACTTTGTACAACATAATATATACAATCTCCATGCTGGTTACAGATGTGGCCGGATTTGATTCAAAAGGCAAAAGAAGGTGGACTTGATGCAATTGAAACATATGTGTTCTGGGACCAGCACGAGCCCCAGCGTCGAAAGGTTGGCATTGGTTTTAAGTTTTAGCTTTTAAACACCAAttttatctcaaggaaataaaCTTTCAAGCCCAACCATTTGTTCTGATATTCGTTTTTCACTATGGCCTAGTACGATTTCTCGGGAAAACTAGACTTCATAAAGTTTTTCAAGCTGGTTCAAGAAGCTGGACTATATGCCTTTCTGCGAATTGGTCCCTATGTTTGTGCTGAATGGAATTATGGGTAAACCTTTTGTGCGTCTTGTAAATTTTCTAACTTCACTAAGTACCTAACAAGAAGTTTCACTTAAATACACATCTTTAATTTTTGCTCACCAGAGGTTTCCCCATGTGGCTACATAATTTGCCTGGTATTCAACTGAGGACagacaataaaattttcaaggtTAAAGACTTtaataaatttgcctcataTTTGTTCTTACTTGGTTTCCATGGAAATAATAATATTGAACTTTGGTAGCAAGAatctaaaattctaagttttttttttcttaacatgCAGGATGAAATGCAAACTTTCACTACCAAGATAGTGGACTTGTGCAAAGAAGCAAAGCTGTTTGCACCACAAGGAGGTCCCATAATACTTGCACAGGTTTCAtctaagaaaaatgctaaatctACTATCAATTTTAGACAAGTTTACAAACTCATGTAGTTacatttttgtgattggtgacttacgtaataaaatttgtaatattacATAATTGTATTAGTAGCAGCACCattattcttcttttctcctatTCCAATGGAGAACATTGATACTAATTAGCATAAACCTTTTTCCTGAATTAAATTGAATTCAATTTCAAACATCACAGATTGAGAACGAATATGGAAATATTATGAAACCTTATGGAGAAGCAGGGAAATCATATATTCAATGGTGTGCAAATATGGCTCTATCCCTCAACATAGGTGTCCCTTGGATTATGTGCCAGCAGAGTGATGCTCCGCACTCCGtggtatttcttttttctatcttCATTGAAATATATCTAGTACATAGCATCAAACTTAGAAAAACtgttgaaaattttcttgttCCCTCTTACAGATAAACACATGCAATGGGTTCTACTGCGATGACTTTAAGCCAAACAATCCAAAAAGTCCCAAAATGTGGACAGAAAACTGGACTGGATGGTAAATCTTCTTGCTTTACAGTTTacacttctttctttttttcctggcTGTACTACCAGAGCTCAATTAGTATGTAAATTCCTTTAAGGTACAAGGATTGGGGTGGCAAGGATCCCTATCGAGCTGCTGAAGACGTGGCATTTGCTGTAGCACGCTTTTTCCAAGCTGGAGGGGTCTTTCAAAATTATTACATGGTTGATTACTTTGTTAATCCAAATTCAAAACTCTTGCACCCTAATTTGTATCTTGCAGTTGAAATTCTATAGTGGGCAGTTTTAACCTCAATTTATTCACACATTCTTTTACTTCCTTCACTTCAGTATCATGGAGGCACCAACTTTGGACGCACATCAGGAGGGCCATTCATTGTAACATCATATGAATATCATGCACCACTTGATGAATTTGGTAatcaaaaaaccaaataaaacaatttattttatttccatcttattttttatttcaaataaaccAATGAAGATAAATTTTCTTATACCAGCACTAAATAAGTATAACAGCATTTTTAATTTGCATCAAGGTCAATCCTTTCTTTGAGACACTTTAACTCCTAAACTAAATGAATATTAATAGTGATTTGAAGTCAATTATCAATATGTCTGCACAATAGATTGTTCAtgctcatttaaaaaaatttcagggaATTTAAATCAGCCCAAGTGGGGACATCTTAAGCAACTTCATGCAGCTATTAAATCGGGAGAGAAGGTTCTCACAAATAGCTCATCATCAACCAAGCAGATTGGTAATGGAACTGATGTAGGTGACCGAATTGAACTGAAACTCGTTTCACTAATCTTTTTATATCCCAAGTAAAAGGAGTAACATTGATACATTAATTTTGTTATCAGCTAACTACGTACGTTAGCAATTCTACAGGgcaaaaattttgtttcctaAGCAATGTGAACCTGGAAGATGCTAATGTTGATTTGCAAAAAGATGGCAAGTATTTTGTGCCTGCTTGGTCTGTTAGCATTCTTGATGGTtgcaacaaggaaatttacaaCACTGCAAAGGTGAAAGAAAGGGATTGACTAGATTTTTGTCTAGTGAATTCTATTTGTCCCACAAATCTTTCAAGTACGTAACCATTCTAATTATGTGTGTTATTCTCTACAGGTTAACACGCAGACCTCTTTGATGGAAAAGAAATCAGATGGGGCTGAGAATTCTACAAAACTGTCTTGGAGTTGGGTGTCAGAATCCATGAACGACACCCTCTCAGGAAAGGGAAGCTTTACAGACACAAAGCTTCTTGAACAAAAGGCAACTACTGTTGATGTGAGTGATTACTTGTGGTACATGACTAGGT
This portion of the Castanea sativa cultivar Marrone di Chiusa Pesio chromosome 7, ASM4071231v1 genome encodes:
- the LOC142643157 gene encoding beta-galactosidase 15-like — encoded protein: MQCIWINNKLLPILALLCSCLSVLAAGTSVSYDSSAIIINGERRVIFSGSIHYTRSTPEMWPDLIQKAKEGGLDAIETYVFWDQHEPQRRKYDFSGKLDFIKFFKLVQEAGLYAFLRIGPYVCAEWNYGGFPMWLHNLPGIQLRTDNKIFKDEMQTFTTKIVDLCKEAKLFAPQGGPIILAQIENEYGNIMKPYGEAGKSYIQWCANMALSLNIGVPWIMCQQSDAPHSVINTCNGFYCDDFKPNNPKSPKMWTENWTGWYKDWGGKDPYRAAEDVAFAVARFFQAGGVFQNYYMYHGGTNFGRTSGGPFIVTSYEYHAPLDEFGNLNQPKWGHLKQLHAAIKSGEKVLTNSSSSTKQIGNGTDLTTYVSNSTGQKFCFLSNVNLEDANVDLQKDGKYFVPAWSVSILDGCNKEIYNTAKVNTQTSLMEKKSDGAENSTKLSWSWVSESMNDTLSGKGSFTDTKLLEQKATTVDVSDYLWYMTSVDIDNVTQWTDAKLHVNTTGHVLHAYVNQQLIGSQWEARGNNRFVFEQPVTLKSGTNIISLLSATVGLQNYGSFFDLTPTGIAGGPVLLIGKGNVVKDLSSNQWSYKVGLNGEDQRLYDVHSPSGSNWTLNNRLPKRVPMMWYKTEFKAPSGTDPVVVDLKGMGKGQAWVNGQSIGRFWPAYIADKTGCSQTCDYRGLYHTGNCMSNCAHPTQRWYHIPRSFLNNGENTLILFEEIGGTPSPVSFQTVVIGTLCGSAYEGNLLEMSCQKGHTISEIQFASFGDPQGTCGSFKKGSCEATNSLSAIQKACVGKTNCSFEASEANFGSSTCGKTSKRLLVQAVCN